A window of the Parabacteroides merdae ATCC 43184 genome harbors these coding sequences:
- a CDS encoding succinate dehydrogenase/fumarate reductase iron-sulfur subunit: protein MDKDIKVTLKVWRQKGPKDKGQFETYQIDKINQSVSFLEMLDILNERLVSEGKEPIVFDHDCREGICGMCSLYVNGHPHGPATGATTCQLYMRRFNDGETITIEPWRSAGFPVIRDLMVDRYAYDKIIQAGGFVSVNTGGVPDANAIPISKADADLAMDAAACIGCGACAAACKNGSAMLFVSAKVSQLALLPQGKVEAARRAKAMVAKMDELGFGNCTNTRACEMECPKNISVSNIARLNREFISAKLQD from the coding sequence ATGGATAAAGATATAAAGGTAACACTTAAAGTTTGGCGTCAGAAAGGTCCGAAAGATAAAGGACAGTTTGAGACTTACCAAATCGACAAAATCAATCAGAGTGTTTCTTTCTTGGAAATGTTAGACATTTTGAATGAACGTTTGGTTAGCGAAGGCAAAGAACCTATCGTATTCGACCACGACTGCCGTGAAGGTATCTGCGGTATGTGTTCATTGTATGTAAACGGACATCCGCACGGACCGGCAACAGGTGCAACAACCTGTCAGCTCTATATGCGCCGTTTCAATGATGGTGAGACGATTACGATCGAGCCGTGGCGTTCTGCTGGTTTCCCGGTAATCCGCGACTTGATGGTAGACCGTTATGCTTATGATAAGATTATCCAGGCAGGTGGTTTCGTTTCTGTAAACACAGGTGGGGTTCCTGATGCTAATGCAATTCCTATTTCTAAGGCTGATGCGGATTTGGCTATGGATGCTGCTGCTTGTATCGGCTGCGGTGCTTGTGCTGCTGCTTGTAAGAACGGTTCAGCTATGCTGTTCGTCTCTGCAAAGGTTAGCCAGCTGGCTCTTTTGCCTCAGGGTAAGGTGGAAGCTGCTCGTCGTGCAAAAGCAATGGTTGCTAAGATGGATGAACTGGGCTTTGGTAACTGTACGAACACTCGCGCTTGCGAAATGGAATGTCCGAAGAACATCTCCGTTAGCAACATCGCTCGCTTGAACCGCGAGTTCATCTCTGCTAAGTTACAAGACTAA
- a CDS encoding succinate dehydrogenase cytochrome b subunit — MWLLNSSIGKKLIMSISGLFLILFLVFHLCMNIAAVFSGEAYNVICGLLGSNWYALLGTLVLAAGVVVHFVYAIILTLQNRKARGNDRYAINARPKGVEWASQNMFVLGVIVILFMVLHFTQFWYNMMFAELAGIHGDIHPQDGAAFINFYFQGNVVNTVLYLIWFVALWFHLTHGFWSAIHTIGWNNTVWLSRWECISKWVATIICGLFAVITVIFYLNGVGA; from the coding sequence ATGTGGTTACTTAATTCTTCTATCGGGAAGAAGCTGATAATGAGTATATCAGGTCTTTTTCTCATTCTGTTCTTGGTGTTCCACTTATGTATGAACATTGCGGCAGTATTTTCTGGTGAAGCGTATAACGTGATTTGCGGTTTGCTGGGTTCTAACTGGTATGCTTTGCTCGGTACATTGGTGTTGGCTGCAGGTGTAGTCGTGCACTTCGTGTATGCTATTATCTTGACTCTGCAGAATCGTAAGGCTCGCGGTAACGACCGTTATGCCATCAACGCTCGTCCGAAAGGTGTTGAATGGGCTTCTCAGAACATGTTTGTTTTGGGTGTGATCGTTATCCTGTTCATGGTTCTGCACTTTACTCAGTTCTGGTACAACATGATGTTTGCCGAACTGGCAGGTATTCATGGTGACATTCATCCGCAGGATGGTGCAGCGTTTATCAATTTCTACTTCCAGGGCAATGTTGTGAATACGGTGTTGTATCTGATCTGGTTCGTTGCTCTGTGGTTTCACCTGACTCACGGTTTCTGGTCTGCGATTCACACAATTGGCTGGAACAATACCGTTTGGTTAAGCCGTTGGGAATGTATCTCTAAATGGGTTGCCACTATTATTTGTGGCTTATTCGCTGTTATCACAGTTATCTTCTACCTGAACGGTGTAGGTGCTTAA
- a CDS encoding BlaI/MecI/CopY family transcriptional regulator → MVRLTSKEEEILGYFWAKGPLFVRELLDLQEESKPHYNTLSTIVRSLEEKGYIGYKVYGNTHQYYALVSEDEYRRNSLKQVISKYYDNSYTRVVSTLIEEEVLTIDELQKLIQQIKNK, encoded by the coding sequence ATGGTTAGATTAACATCAAAAGAAGAAGAAATATTGGGCTACTTTTGGGCGAAAGGCCCCCTGTTCGTTCGCGAACTACTCGACTTACAGGAAGAATCTAAGCCGCATTATAACACCTTGTCCACGATTGTCCGCTCATTGGAAGAAAAAGGATATATCGGATACAAGGTATACGGTAATACGCACCAATACTATGCACTGGTATCGGAAGACGAATACCGGCGTAATTCCTTGAAACAGGTGATCAGCAAATATTATGACAACTCGTACACCCGTGTCGTTTCGACGCTGATAGAAGAAGAGGTGCTCACGATCGACGAGTTACAGAAGCTGATCCAGCAGATAAAAAACAAATAA
- a CDS encoding SusC/RagA family TonB-linked outer membrane protein, producing the protein MLKKTKLVSLMLLAGTLAVPESAFAEITPERPSVSLSQQNGKVVCVVEDSFGPVIGASVVVKGTTNGNVTDMDGKVVLENLKKGDIIQISYIGYATQEITYTGQPSIPVTLKEDTQALQEVVVVGYGTQKKENLTGAVAAVAGDVLENRPITNVGQGLQGVVPNLNVTMSKGGAPGSSSDFNIRGNNSINGGSPLVLVDNVQMDANLVNPEDIASISVLKDAASAAIYGARAAYGVILITTKKGKSEQKPQISVSASGYWQSPALRMHNINSLEYLEMRDIAAANSGMSSLITPGQLDYVKKYMDGSYKYSEYFDQSQDQSRWIYCGNTDWFNELYKTSFSQQYNVNISGGDSKTTYYGSVGFADQNGILKTADDNYKKFNATLNLSSQLTKWLQVSAKIADNYSTEDHPITNSTAGIDAYGGMLKNDLSPLMPVRFGHTGRLVYSPGAAAINDSNLGIQTSGDYIYKEEGINNYSGQNGNTNPAAVGDLGGYTKYKINDLWLTGAVKITPLEGLVINADYTYNIYSKNASEVQRTFTDYTAVAGTEALYGWTKPSYANYTTNEDYYYAFNAFAEYSKSFLENTHNFKIMAGYNQEKKSNKKYNAKRTNLIVEDIPDLDLATGEQSMSSEDTYWAINGFFFRFNYNYKQRYLLEVNGRYDGSSKFAKDHRYAFFPSVSAAWRISEENFWQPLKGWWNDMKIRGSYGSLGNQVMDDLGNFPYLATYGTNSSYNYLINGSKPVIVKAPGLVAPDFTWETVTQMDFGFDASFLNNRLTGTFDWYRRNTKDMLVAGATLPATLGASVPKSNSADMKTIGWELSLGWNDRLENGFSYWVKGVLSDYQATITKYAGNDAGFYSQSDDDGKYYVGQKIGEIWGYHSNGLFQSDDEAATIDQSELYAGKWGAGDVKYEDLDNDGKITKGEETIYNPGDKSIIGNKTPRYQFGITVGFDYKNFDFEMFWQGTGKRDYMLSGAQFWGFTSQWDVPYTPALDYWTETNTDAYFPRPGWQNGGNRVTSDRYLQSAAYGRLKNLTVGYTIPKNLTTKWGISRLRLYVTGENLLTITPLNDAFDPETLGGMTYPINRKVAIGLNLTL; encoded by the coding sequence ATGTTGAAAAAAACTAAATTAGTAAGTCTGATGCTACTGGCAGGAACTTTAGCTGTTCCAGAAAGTGCTTTTGCCGAAATTACTCCGGAAAGGCCGTCAGTAAGTCTATCCCAACAAAATGGGAAAGTAGTATGTGTGGTGGAAGATTCGTTCGGCCCTGTGATCGGAGCTTCAGTTGTTGTAAAAGGAACAACCAACGGAAATGTGACAGACATGGACGGCAAAGTTGTTTTGGAAAATTTGAAGAAAGGAGATATTATTCAAATTTCTTACATTGGATACGCGACACAGGAAATAACCTATACAGGACAACCGTCAATCCCTGTAACATTAAAAGAAGATACCCAGGCGCTACAAGAAGTAGTAGTAGTAGGTTACGGTACACAGAAAAAAGAGAATTTGACAGGTGCTGTGGCAGCTGTTGCCGGTGATGTACTAGAAAACCGTCCTATAACAAATGTTGGACAAGGATTACAAGGTGTTGTTCCAAACTTAAACGTCACCATGAGTAAAGGTGGTGCTCCTGGTAGTAGCTCTGACTTTAATATTCGCGGTAACAACTCGATTAACGGTGGTAGCCCTTTAGTGTTAGTTGATAATGTTCAAATGGATGCCAACCTTGTTAATCCGGAGGACATCGCGTCTATTTCTGTTTTAAAGGATGCCGCATCTGCTGCTATCTACGGTGCCCGCGCTGCTTATGGCGTTATTTTAATTACAACAAAGAAAGGTAAAAGTGAACAAAAACCTCAGATTTCCGTATCAGCAAGTGGCTATTGGCAGAGCCCTGCATTAAGGATGCACAATATCAACTCTTTGGAGTATCTGGAAATGAGAGATATTGCTGCCGCCAATAGCGGGATGAGCTCCTTGATCACTCCGGGACAATTAGACTATGTAAAGAAATATATGGATGGCTCTTATAAGTATTCAGAATATTTCGATCAGTCGCAAGATCAAAGTCGATGGATTTATTGTGGCAACACTGATTGGTTTAATGAATTGTACAAAACAAGTTTCTCTCAACAATATAATGTAAACATTAGTGGTGGAGACTCAAAAACAACTTATTACGGCTCTGTCGGATTTGCTGACCAGAATGGTATTTTAAAAACAGCTGATGATAATTACAAGAAATTTAATGCGACACTGAATCTTTCTTCACAACTGACAAAGTGGTTGCAGGTCAGTGCCAAAATCGCAGATAATTATTCAACAGAGGATCACCCCATTACCAACTCTACAGCTGGAATCGATGCCTATGGAGGTATGTTGAAAAATGACTTAAGCCCGTTAATGCCTGTACGTTTTGGCCATACAGGAAGACTCGTTTATAGTCCTGGCGCAGCAGCCATCAATGATTCTAACTTAGGTATCCAAACTTCAGGCGATTATATCTATAAAGAAGAAGGTATTAACAACTATTCAGGTCAGAACGGGAACACAAATCCCGCTGCTGTAGGAGATTTAGGCGGATATACCAAATATAAAATCAACGATTTATGGTTGACAGGTGCTGTAAAAATCACTCCTTTGGAAGGATTGGTTATCAATGCTGATTATACATATAATATTTATAGCAAGAATGCATCAGAGGTTCAACGGACATTTACAGATTATACGGCTGTAGCTGGAACAGAAGCTCTTTATGGTTGGACAAAGCCAAGTTATGCAAATTATACTACAAATGAAGATTACTACTATGCATTCAATGCATTTGCAGAATATTCTAAATCATTTTTAGAAAATACGCATAACTTTAAGATTATGGCCGGTTATAACCAAGAAAAGAAATCCAACAAAAAATATAATGCAAAACGTACCAATCTGATTGTTGAAGATATTCCTGACTTGGATTTGGCGACAGGTGAACAAAGCATGTCTTCAGAAGATACATATTGGGCAATTAATGGTTTCTTCTTCCGCTTCAATTACAATTACAAACAACGTTATCTACTCGAAGTTAACGGCCGTTATGACGGTTCATCCAAGTTTGCAAAAGATCATCGTTATGCATTCTTCCCATCTGTTTCCGCAGCATGGCGTATCTCAGAAGAAAATTTCTGGCAGCCGTTAAAAGGTTGGTGGAATGATATGAAAATCCGTGGTTCTTATGGTTCATTGGGAAATCAGGTAATGGATGATCTAGGTAATTTCCCATATTTAGCAACATATGGGACGAATTCTTCCTACAATTATTTGATTAACGGATCCAAACCTGTTATTGTAAAAGCACCGGGGCTTGTCGCTCCTGATTTTACTTGGGAAACAGTCACTCAAATGGACTTCGGTTTTGATGCTTCATTTCTGAATAATCGACTGACGGGAACATTTGACTGGTATCGTAGAAATACAAAAGACATGTTGGTAGCCGGAGCAACTTTACCTGCAACATTGGGCGCCAGTGTTCCTAAAAGTAACTCTGCTGACATGAAGACCATAGGCTGGGAACTTTCTTTAGGATGGAATGATCGATTAGAAAATGGATTTTCTTACTGGGTAAAAGGTGTTTTGTCTGACTATCAGGCGACTATCACCAAATATGCCGGAAATGACGCAGGTTTCTATTCACAAAGTGATGATGATGGTAAATATTATGTAGGACAAAAGATTGGTGAGATTTGGGGATATCACTCAAACGGCCTTTTCCAATCAGACGATGAAGCTGCAACAATAGACCAAAGCGAACTTTATGCTGGAAAATGGGGTGCGGGTGATGTAAAATACGAAGACTTAGATAATGATGGTAAAATCACAAAAGGGGAAGAAACAATCTATAACCCGGGTGATAAGAGCATCATAGGTAATAAAACACCTCGTTATCAATTTGGTATTACCGTTGGATTTGATTATAAGAACTTCGATTTCGAGATGTTTTGGCAAGGAACAGGAAAACGTGACTATATGTTGAGTGGCGCTCAGTTCTGGGGATTCACCAGCCAATGGGATGTTCCATATACTCCGGCCCTTGATTATTGGACAGAAACAAATACAGATGCTTATTTTCCAAGACCAGGATGGCAAAATGGCGGTAACAGAGTCACAAGTGACCGTTATTTACAAAGTGCAGCTTACGGGCGTTTGAAGAATTTGACGGTAGGTTACACAATTCCGAAGAATCTAACGACAAAGTGGGGCATTTCTCGTTTGAGATTATATGTGACAGGAGAAAACCTACTCACTATCACTCCTCTGAACGATGCCTTCGATCCCGAAACATTGGGAGGAATGACATACCCGATTAATCGAAAAGTTGCAATTGGATTAAATTTAACACTGTAA
- the dusB gene encoding tRNA dihydrouridine synthase DusB — MKIGTIDLGERPVFLAPMEDVTDISFRLMCKRFGADMVYTEFVSADALIRSVNKTQQKLNVADEERPVAIQIYGRDVPTMVEAAQICEAAHPDILDINFGCPVKRVAGKGAGAGMLRNIPLMLDITREVVKAVNIPVTVKTRLGWDADNRIIVDLAEQLQDCGIAALSIHGRTRAQMYTGEADWTLIGEVKNNPRIQIPIIGNGDVTSAEICKQRFEQYGVDAVMIGRGSIGRPWIFREVRHYLDTGETLPAESFSWYLDILKKQVEQSVERLDERRGILHIRRHLAATPLFKGIADFKQTRVAMLRAETVEALFDILDSIPDKFHTGYGFQSDSQVSESIDC, encoded by the coding sequence ATGAAAATAGGTACAATAGATTTAGGCGAACGCCCCGTCTTCTTAGCTCCGATGGAAGACGTTACAGATATTTCTTTCCGGTTGATGTGCAAACGTTTTGGTGCCGATATGGTTTATACCGAATTCGTTTCAGCAGACGCCCTAATCCGCAGTGTAAATAAAACACAGCAAAAGCTGAATGTGGCGGATGAAGAACGTCCGGTCGCCATACAAATATATGGCCGTGATGTTCCGACAATGGTCGAAGCCGCGCAAATTTGCGAAGCCGCTCATCCGGACATTCTCGATATCAATTTCGGTTGCCCTGTCAAACGAGTGGCAGGCAAAGGAGCAGGCGCCGGCATGCTGCGCAATATTCCACTGATGCTGGACATCACCCGTGAAGTCGTCAAAGCGGTGAACATCCCTGTCACCGTAAAAACCCGCTTGGGCTGGGATGCCGACAACCGGATCATCGTAGACTTGGCCGAACAGCTACAGGATTGCGGTATCGCAGCCCTTTCCATCCACGGACGTACCCGGGCACAGATGTACACAGGAGAGGCAGACTGGACACTGATCGGTGAAGTAAAAAACAATCCCCGTATACAAATTCCCATCATCGGCAATGGCGATGTGACTTCCGCCGAAATCTGCAAACAACGTTTCGAACAATATGGCGTGGATGCCGTTATGATTGGCCGGGGCAGCATAGGCCGCCCCTGGATTTTCAGAGAAGTGAGGCATTATCTGGATACAGGCGAGACATTGCCTGCCGAATCTTTTTCATGGTATCTGGACATACTGAAAAAGCAGGTGGAACAAAGCGTGGAACGTTTGGATGAGCGCCGGGGAATTCTCCACATTCGCCGCCATTTGGCTGCAACTCCGCTGTTTAAAGGTATTGCAGACTTCAAGCAGACACGCGTCGCCATGCTACGTGCGGAAACAGTGGAAGCATTATTCGACATTCTGGATTCCATCCCCGACAAATTTCATACAGGATACGGATTTCAAAGCGACTCTCAAGTGTCAGAATCGATCGATTGTTGA
- a CDS encoding fumarate reductase/succinate dehydrogenase flavoprotein subunit, translating into MTQIDSKIPQGPLAEKWTNYKNHQKLVNPANKRRLDIIVVGTGLAGASAAASLAEMGFNVLNFCIQDSPRRAHSIAAQGGINAAKNYQNDGDSVYRLFYDTIKGGDYRAREANVYRLAEVSNSIIDQCVAQGVPFAREYGGLLDNRSFGGAQVSRTFYARGQTGQQLLLGAYSALSRQIGLGKVKMYTRHEMLDVVKVDGRARGIIARNLITGKIERFAAHAVVVATGGYVNTFFLSTNAMASNGSAAWQCYKKGAYFANPCMVQIHPTCVPVKGDFQSKLTLMSESLRNDGRIWVPKKLEDAKALQAGTKKGKDIPEADRDYYLERRYPAFGNLVPRDVASRAAKERCDAGFGVNSTGLAVFLDFSDAINRLGKEVVKQKYGNLFDMYEEITNDDPYETPMMIYPALHYSMGGLWVDYELMTSIPGLFAIGEANFSDHGANRLGASALMQGLADGYFVLPYTIQNYLSDQIQVPRFSTDLPEFVEAEKAINARIAKLMNVKGKETVDSIHRKLGHIMWEHVGMARDAEGLKEAIQMLKDLKKEFWSNVFIPGEANSLNVELDKALRLADFIEIGALMAHDALDRAESCGGHFRTEHQTEEGEAMRHDDKFMYVSCWEYQGEDKDPVMLKEDLNYQFVVPQTRNYKK; encoded by the coding sequence ATGACTCAAATAGATTCTAAAATTCCTCAAGGCCCGTTGGCTGAGAAGTGGACAAATTATAAAAATCACCAGAAATTGGTGAATCCCGCAAACAAACGTCGTTTGGACATAATTGTAGTAGGTACTGGTCTGGCGGGTGCTTCTGCTGCTGCCTCTCTGGCTGAAATGGGATTCAATGTATTGAATTTCTGTATTCAGGACTCTCCCCGTCGTGCACACTCTATCGCTGCACAGGGCGGTATCAATGCGGCAAAGAATTATCAGAATGATGGTGACTCGGTTTATCGTCTGTTCTACGATACAATCAAAGGTGGTGACTACCGTGCCCGCGAAGCAAACGTCTATCGTTTGGCTGAAGTGTCAAACTCTATTATCGACCAGTGCGTAGCACAGGGTGTACCATTCGCTCGCGAATATGGTGGTCTGTTGGATAACCGCTCATTCGGGGGTGCTCAGGTATCCCGTACGTTCTATGCTCGTGGTCAGACCGGACAGCAGCTGCTGTTGGGTGCTTACTCTGCATTGAGTCGTCAGATTGGTTTGGGAAAGGTGAAGATGTACACACGCCATGAAATGCTGGATGTTGTGAAGGTTGACGGACGTGCTCGCGGTATTATTGCCCGTAATTTGATTACCGGTAAGATCGAACGTTTTGCCGCTCACGCAGTCGTTGTTGCGACAGGTGGTTATGTAAATACATTCTTCTTGTCTACTAACGCGATGGCGTCTAACGGTTCTGCTGCATGGCAGTGCTACAAGAAAGGGGCTTACTTTGCTAATCCTTGTATGGTGCAGATCCACCCGACTTGTGTGCCGGTGAAAGGTGACTTCCAGTCTAAGCTGACTTTGATGTCAGAATCACTGCGTAACGACGGCCGTATCTGGGTTCCGAAGAAGCTGGAAGATGCGAAGGCATTGCAGGCCGGAACAAAAAAGGGAAAGGATATTCCTGAAGCAGATCGCGACTACTATCTGGAACGTCGTTATCCGGCATTCGGTAACTTGGTTCCTCGTGACGTGGCTTCACGTGCCGCTAAAGAACGTTGTGATGCCGGTTTCGGTGTAAATAGCACGGGCTTGGCTGTATTCCTGGATTTCTCCGATGCTATCAACCGTCTGGGTAAGGAAGTGGTTAAACAGAAATATGGTAACCTGTTCGATATGTACGAAGAGATCACGAACGATGATCCGTACGAAACTCCGATGATGATTTATCCTGCATTGCACTACTCAATGGGTGGTTTGTGGGTAGACTATGAATTGATGACTTCTATTCCGGGGCTGTTCGCAATTGGTGAAGCCAACTTCTCTGACCACGGCGCTAACCGTCTGGGTGCTTCTGCTTTGATGCAGGGATTGGCCGATGGTTACTTCGTATTGCCTTACACGATCCAGAACTATCTGTCTGACCAGATCCAGGTTCCGCGCTTTAGCACTGACCTGCCTGAATTTGTGGAAGCAGAAAAGGCTATTAACGCCCGTATCGCGAAGTTGATGAACGTGAAGGGTAAAGAAACAGTCGATTCTATCCACCGTAAGCTGGGACATATCATGTGGGAACACGTCGGTATGGCACGCGACGCGGAAGGCTTGAAAGAAGCTATCCAAATGTTGAAAGACCTGAAGAAGGAATTCTGGAGCAATGTATTCATTCCGGGTGAGGCCAATAGCTTGAACGTGGAATTGGACAAGGCATTGCGTTTGGCTGACTTTATCGAAATCGGTGCGTTGATGGCACACGATGCGTTAGACCGTGCAGAATCTTGTGGTGGTCACTTCCGTACGGAACATCAGACCGAAGAAGGCGAAGCTATGCGTCATGACGATAAGTTCATGTACGTCTCTTGTTGGGAATACCAGGGTGAAGACAAAGACCCGGTTATGCTGAAGGAAGATTTGAACTATCAGTTCGTTGTTCCTCAAACACGTAACTACAAGAAGTAA
- a CDS encoding M48 family metalloprotease, with product MDAFLLYILKSGICLTVFYVCFKALFSNDTFFRFNRWILLVGTGVCMLLPLCRIQTARPFPLSRPVSQLEIVFYEEEMKAFPVPESKEEITIPTEQRNISVPWTGIIGIAFLTGSGICLTTTILSFGKMYQLTRKNRKLKQGKYTLILTPDPVSPFSWGRYIFLSENDYRNHPNEILMHEKMHLRYNHSVDLIYMKRFFFCNGLILPYGY from the coding sequence ATGGACGCTTTTCTTCTATACATATTAAAATCTGGTATTTGCCTGACAGTCTTTTATGTCTGTTTCAAGGCATTATTCAGTAACGACACGTTTTTCCGGTTCAACCGCTGGATATTACTGGTAGGGACAGGAGTTTGCATGTTGCTGCCACTTTGCCGGATCCAAACAGCCCGGCCTTTTCCTCTTAGCCGGCCAGTCAGCCAACTGGAGATAGTTTTCTATGAAGAAGAGATGAAAGCGTTTCCTGTTCCGGAAAGCAAAGAAGAAATTACGATTCCGACAGAGCAGAGAAATATATCTGTTCCCTGGACGGGAATTATCGGGATTGCTTTTCTAACAGGCAGTGGTATCTGCCTGACCACAACGATTCTGTCATTCGGAAAAATGTATCAACTAACAAGAAAAAACAGGAAACTAAAACAGGGGAAATACACGTTAATCCTGACTCCCGATCCCGTATCCCCTTTCAGTTGGGGACGTTATATATTCCTTTCGGAAAACGATTACCGGAACCATCCGAACGAAATCCTCATGCACGAAAAAATGCACCTCCGCTATAACCATTCGGTCGATCTGATCTATATGAAACGATTCTTCTTCTGCAATGGTTTAATCCTGCCGTATGGTTATTAA
- a CDS encoding DUF6807 domain-containing protein has protein sequence MKTAIFSIGVFLISLFLGSCQPSETSCSVVDTGKTLDYKIGDKLLFSYNYTTVYPAPGVDSVYKRSGFIHPLKTLGGEVMTNCSPADHYHHFGLWYAWTKTTFEGNEIDFWNLHKKQGTVRFRNFEHVSDNGFVATLDHVVYPDSPAEKVAMNERLEINIGTTSLPGYYIDYHTTIRLASPSPITMEAYRYGGICIRTREDWNDQTAEMLTSEGLSRDEADGSRARWCYYQGKAGNEKACILIVASPSNLNYPEPLRVWDKTVNKPAGDVMWNFSPTKQKAFTLEPGKELSLSYRIYVLDKNINATTAEVLSDFERD, from the coding sequence ATGAAAACTGCTATTTTTTCTATTGGTGTTTTTTTGATTTCTCTGTTCTTAGGCTCTTGTCAGCCTTCCGAAACATCCTGTTCCGTCGTCGACACGGGGAAAACCTTAGACTATAAGATAGGAGATAAACTGTTGTTCTCTTACAACTATACCACGGTTTACCCAGCCCCTGGCGTTGACTCGGTCTATAAACGCAGCGGTTTCATCCATCCTTTGAAGACATTGGGAGGCGAAGTGATGACCAATTGTTCTCCCGCCGACCATTACCATCATTTCGGTTTGTGGTATGCCTGGACGAAAACCACGTTCGAAGGAAACGAGATCGATTTCTGGAATCTCCACAAAAAACAAGGAACAGTTCGCTTCCGCAACTTCGAACACGTATCCGACAACGGTTTTGTTGCGACACTGGACCATGTGGTCTACCCCGATTCTCCCGCAGAAAAAGTAGCAATGAACGAACGCCTGGAGATCAACATCGGGACAACATCCTTACCAGGTTATTACATCGACTATCATACCACTATCCGCCTCGCCAGCCCCAGCCCGATCACCATGGAAGCTTACCGTTATGGCGGCATATGCATCCGTACGCGCGAAGACTGGAACGATCAGACAGCCGAAATGCTCACCTCGGAAGGCCTTTCCCGCGACGAAGCTGACGGTTCGAGAGCCCGTTGGTGCTACTACCAAGGGAAAGCCGGAAACGAAAAGGCCTGTATCCTAATCGTTGCCTCCCCTTCCAACCTAAACTATCCTGAGCCCTTACGCGTATGGGACAAAACTGTCAACAAGCCTGCCGGTGACGTCATGTGGAATTTCTCACCGACCAAGCAGAAGGCATTCACATTGGAACCCGGTAAAGAACTGAGCCTGTCTTACCGCATTTATGTATTGGACAAGAACATCAACGCTACTACGGCAGAAGTGCTGTCCGATTTCGAACGTGATTGA